Within the Salvia hispanica cultivar TCC Black 2014 chromosome 4, UniMelb_Shisp_WGS_1.0, whole genome shotgun sequence genome, the region attgattttaatttgttaactaattatatctattattttaatatttaattaacatatcaaaattactaatataatcttGTTTTGGTTGTACACTTGTTTACTGTTGCTCTTTCTGAAAACATgacatttacaaaattatagtaaCTCAAAATCTGGTCAAAAAATGCAGAGATTTGTCAATTCTCTATCATAATCCAAACAATGAAAATTCAAAGACAAAACATTAGATGATTGCAGAAGAGTACAAGCACCTTCGCCTTGACTTTCTTCCAAATTTCCCAAACAGAAACATCATCAATACACTTATTGTTGTTGCAAGCAGTAGTTAAATCTGAAGGATTTCAAGCATACCACCGTTGCTACTGATCCAACCCAACAATTATAAgcaaaatttgcataaaacaCAGTGTGTGTACTCAGCGATGGAGAACAGAGGCGCGGAGGATGCCGGAGAGccaaaaattcagaaatttgAAATGGATTCGGAGGGAAAAGATGAGCTGAGCAGCAATCGGAATAATAAAACGAAGCCGAAGAAGAAAAGGCACTCCTGGATCCCGAGATTTCCGTGTACCAGATTAGACGACGACGATGACGACGTTGTGGTTGGGGAGAAGCCGGATGCCGGAGGTTTGGAAGTCTCTAATGCGAAGGATCAGTCGGCGGCGCATCTGATTGTTATGGTTAATGGAATTATTGGAAGGTTTGGTGTTGCTTGAAAAAATGTTAAGTCAGTTGTAGTTTAagtgtttgatgaaatgaCCGTTTTGCTTTGCTTTGTTTATGCTTAAGAATTGGGATTCATTAGCACATGTAACATGTTTATTGCTTCAAATTTGTGCAGTGCTCAAGACTGGAGATATGCGGCGAAGCATTTTGTGAAGGCGTATCCTAGTGAAGTCGTAGTGCATTGTGAGTTTGGTGCTCTCTTATTTCACCTTTTCTTTACTTTGATTATACTATGTTATTACCAATTGTTTCTTTATCATCAAACATGATACAAGTTCTTGATCAGTTAGCTAAGCCTGAATGAATATGTGCGCCTTGATTTATCTCAAGTTAAGAATGCCTCAATGATACATACCATCTGACTTGTGAGTTTTCTTTGTTACGAATAACTATTCGAGTTGATGCAAGATTTGGGCAAGCGGAAGAGTTCATTGGTCTCATGATCTCATCTGTGGTGCTAAGTTATGTGTTGATACAATATGTGAAGCAAAAGAAATGTgcactttttcttcttttagaTGGAAATCTTCCCTTCTTGAATAGTACTTTAAAACTCATCCAGATGTTGTTATACCTGCAAATAGAATCACAAATGTCAGTGCATGTTAGTGTGAGTACTCTCTCTAGTAATACACTCCATGTTCAACTCTATTGCTCGAGCAACATACATCTTAAATCTCATGAGAATTGCAGAATGGTTTACAAGATTAACCTACATCCATCACAATTATGAAGCTATcatgtctttattttattttttccaaagaAACTTTATTATGTTGTCATGGCTAGAATGTAAATAAATGAAGCCAAAAGCTTTAAACATAATTGGAATTGTTTCTAACTAATCATGTTGCTGCATCCAGGCAGTGAAGCCAATTCTTCAATGTTGACACTGGATGGAGTTGACGTTATGGGGAAGAGATTAGCTGATGAGGTATGTTCATGACCTAAGACATAGACTTCtttcttatactccctccgtctcataaaaatatgggcataTGATATGGCACGcgaattaaaacaaaattaataaagtaagagagaggaggggAAAGGTAGTCAAAGTAGTGTTAATGGATAGTGCGATTAAtggtggtataagttgtactccataaatggaaatgccCATACTTTTATTGGACagaagaaaatagaaagtgcacatatttttatgggacggagggagtatatcataaTCTCCTCACGAATCATCAATACATGATCGACTTAGTTCTTATAGAAATACAGCTTAAAGCTTCATTTTTAGTGATTGAATCTCCAGGTGGTTTCTGTTGTCGGTCGTCATCCAAATCTTGAGAAGATTTCTTTTGTGGGTCACTCCCTTGGTGGCTTGATAGCAAGGTATGCTATTGCGGTGCTTTATCAACAAGATTTGACAAGAAAAGAATCTGAGGAAAATGGCGAACATGGAGAAGAAGAGCTTCTTAGCAAATCCCCTTTAGAAGAGAAAACGAGAGGGAAAATAGCTGGACTTCAACCTATAAATTTCATTACCTCTGCTACGCCGCATCTTGGTGCTAGAGGTCACAGACAGGTTATCCTCATGACATGTGCTTCTTTTCTCTCAGAATGGATTAATTGCAATATTCGTGGATATTGTGTTTCAACAATCTTATGCATCAGTTAGCCTCATAGGTTTGCAGGATTGCTTTTAAAACATGCACTCGTTATATGCATGATCTGACATTATGCATCTCATGATTAGATTTATCCTTTGTTAACGAGGAAATCTGATAAATATCACATGAGTTTCACTTGATCATTTGATCGTCCATATAGCTTTTCTTGCATGAGAACATTCCTGTCAATGACCATGTTTGCATCTTTCTTGATCCCTAAAGTTTGGTTCTTATAGGGGCGAAGAAACTTGTTACTTCTGAGCATGCTCGAATAATTTCCTTTTCTGTGGTAGGGTTCTCGTCCATTTTAGTTATTTCTGGGGCTTGATGATGATCTTGTTACAGATCCCTGTGCTCTGTGGTTTTACCAGCTTGGAGAAAGCAGCAATGCATACTTCAGGTGTACTGCGAAGGACAGGGAAGCACTTATTCTTGAGGGATAACGACAATGGGAAACCTCCACTTCTGCTTCAGATGGCTGATGATTCTGATGATCTTAAGTTCATGTGAGTCGCCCGTTCTTCTTAGTGTTGAGTTGACGCATAACTGCTGAAACTTGTGACTCTAAATCTTGTTCCAGATCTGCATTGGAGTCGTTCAAGAGGCGTGTGGCCTATGCAAACACCAGCTTTGATCGTATCCTCATCTTACTCTAAGTTTTAACCATCACTATCTCTTTAATTAGCTCCGAGTTTCAATGGATAATGCAGCATCAACAAGTATCAAATTTCTCAGATTCAGTTTCACCCTTGACATGTTTTTCCTAGATATAGTTGGTTGGAGCTCATCATCAATACGCCGTTACAGTGAGCTCCCAAAGGTAAGGATTTTGTTGCCGTTCCCCAGAATACACACCATACATAATTACATTTTCACAACCTGCTCTTTCCCTCAGCGCCGGAATCTTGTCAAAATTGCCAAGTACAGATACATATTTGCTGAAGACACATCAAAATCCGGCGACAATCGTGAAGCCAAGGTCTCTAGAAAGAGGATAAGTGAAATGGAAGGTTTTTCTCATTCACTATATACAGCTTTGCCAATCGCATCacatttcatcttctttttaAGCTCATTATTGAAAGTTAAATTGATatactctttttctttctataaatTATAGAGGTGATGATCCAAGGGCTAACGAGACTCAGCTGGGAGCGAATTGACGTTGATTTCAGTACAAGTATACAAGGGCCTCTCGCTCACACCACGATTCTGGCAAGTCTAATGGAACTCTATCATGTGTTCGTGTcacatatatttttcttgaaccGACGAGGAACCTAAGCTGCTGAAATAATCGTGATTTCGCTGTGTAGGTTAAAACTTACTGCATCAACTCTCATGGAACCAATGTGATACAACATATGATCGACAACTTCCAATTGTAGCAAGTGTTAATGTTGTTGAAAAGGTAATTTGTTATGTGATGATCAAATTAATTCATCACTGAGCACATCTACGTATAGATAGTTTAGTTACTAGTTATTCACGAcatgtaaaaaatatatccataaaagagtgtaaattttttttcaaaggaTTTGCTTTAGTAAGAGCTTTggaattatatttgaaaattctgaatttttgtcatttttttttgggtctAATTATTATGTTCTTGTTTCAAAGGAAATGATTTTGAGTAGCTTTGTTAGAtggtattttcaattttttaatatttctatcTGAAAATTGGCTTGGATTTGGAGAGAACATGGAGGTCAAGGACTCAAGAGCATTGCCCCTACCTACATACTCTCTCTATTCCGAGATAGTTGAGTTGTTTCTTTTCTGCCATTagttttgcaaaaatgatactccctccatccgcgaataagagtctcgtttttccattttagttcgtccgcAAATAaaagtcccggttcacttttaccataaatggtaatagggtctcaccttccactaactcattacactcacatttcatttaaaactaatatatacaagtggggcccctattccactaacttttttcctcccacttttcttaacatgtcttaaaacccgtgccacccatgaatgagactcctaatggcggacggagggagtaataaatagctAGAGT harbors:
- the LOC125219704 gene encoding putative lipase YDL109C is translated as MENRGAEDAGEPKIQKFEMDSEGKDELSSNRNNKTKPKKKRHSWIPRFPCTRLDDDDDDVVVGEKPDAGGLEVSNAKDQSAAHLIVMVNGIIGSAQDWRYAAKHFVKAYPSEVVVHCSEANSSMLTLDGVDVMGKRLADEVVSVVGRHPNLEKISFVGHSLGGLIARYAIAVLYQQDLTRKESEENGEHGEEELLSKSPLEEKTRGKIAGLQPINFITSATPHLGARGHRQIPVLCGFTSLEKAAMHTSGVLRRTGKHLFLRDNDNGKPPLLLQMADDSDDLKFISALESFKRRVAYANTSFDHIVGWSSSSIRRYSELPKRRNLVKIAKYRYIFAEDTSKSGDNREAKVSRKRISEMEEVMIQGLTRLSWERIDVDFSTSIQGPLAHTTILVKTYCINSHGTNVIQHMIDNFQL